A part of Variovorax sp. HW608 genomic DNA contains:
- a CDS encoding Zn-dependent hydrolase — MDTNTATAIHQLRIDGERLWASLMELARIGATPKGGVCRLTLTDLDKQGRDLVTGWAREAGMTVRIDKIGNVFMRRPGRDNSLPPIVTGSHIDTQPTGGKFDGNYGVLAGIEVVRTLNDHGIETEAPIEVAFWTNEEGSRFVPVMMGSGVFAKAFTLDHAYAATDTEGKTVRGELERIGYLGTEEPGAHPIGAYFETHIEQGPVLEDNDKTIGVVTGVLGIRWYDCTVIGMEAHAGPTPMALRKDALQVASRLMQEVVACAHRHPPHGRGTVGMVQVHPNSRNVIPGQVKFSIDLRNASDELCDAMDADIRTVAARLSGETGLSIRIDQVSGYPAQRFHAECVDAVARAAEKLGYSNMRAVSGAGHDAVYMARLAPTGMIFIPCKDGISHNEIEDAKPEHIKAGCNVLLHAMLERAGVAG; from the coding sequence ATGGACACGAACACGGCCACGGCCATCCACCAACTGCGCATCGATGGCGAGCGACTGTGGGCCTCGCTGATGGAATTGGCCCGAATTGGCGCTACCCCCAAAGGCGGCGTGTGCCGCCTGACGCTGACCGACCTGGACAAGCAGGGTCGCGACCTGGTCACCGGCTGGGCGCGCGAGGCCGGCATGACCGTGAGGATCGACAAGATCGGCAATGTCTTCATGCGCCGCCCGGGCCGCGACAACAGCCTGCCGCCCATCGTCACCGGCAGCCACATCGACACCCAGCCCACCGGCGGCAAGTTCGACGGCAACTACGGCGTGCTGGCCGGCATCGAGGTGGTGCGCACCCTGAACGACCACGGCATCGAAACCGAGGCGCCGATCGAAGTGGCCTTCTGGACCAACGAAGAGGGCTCGCGCTTCGTTCCGGTGATGATGGGTTCGGGCGTGTTCGCCAAGGCCTTCACGCTCGACCATGCCTATGCAGCCACCGATACCGAGGGCAAGACGGTCAGGGGCGAGCTCGAGCGCATCGGCTACCTCGGCACCGAGGAACCTGGCGCCCACCCGATCGGCGCGTACTTCGAAACCCACATCGAGCAGGGGCCGGTGCTCGAGGACAACGACAAGACCATCGGCGTGGTGACCGGCGTCCTGGGCATTCGCTGGTACGACTGCACCGTCATCGGCATGGAAGCGCACGCCGGCCCGACACCGATGGCACTGCGCAAGGATGCACTGCAGGTCGCGTCCCGGCTGATGCAGGAGGTGGTGGCCTGCGCGCATCGCCACCCGCCGCACGGCCGCGGCACCGTCGGCATGGTGCAGGTGCATCCGAACAGCCGCAACGTGATTCCGGGCCAGGTCAAGTTCTCGATCGACCTGCGCAATGCCAGCGACGAACTGTGCGACGCCATGGACGCCGACATTCGCACCGTGGCTGCCAGGCTGAGCGGCGAGACCGGCCTGTCCATCCGGATTGACCAGGTATCGGGCTATCCGGCGCAGCGCTTCCATGCAGAGTGTGTGGACGCAGTTGCGCGCGCGGCGGAAAAACTCGGCTACAGCAACATGCGCGCGGTTTCAGGCGCCGGCCACGACGCCGTCTATATGGCGCGCCTGGCACCGACCGGAATGATCTTCATCCCATGCAAGGACGGCATCAGCCACAACGAAATCGAGGACGCCAAGCCCGAGCACATCAAGGCCGGTTGCAACGTGCTGCTGCACGCCATGCTTGAACGCGCCGGCGTGGCAGGATAG
- a CDS encoding ABC transporter substrate-binding protein has product MKLLPALASASVLFLLGAGSAQAQACKSPVPDSALVKKGTLVMSVNPTLPPMQFVDQTGALKGMRVELGEAIAKRLCLTPEYVRIEFSAMIPGLQAGRWDVINTGIFYTEERAKLMQMLIYEDQAISISTTRGNPLKIAKPEDLSGKSIGVEIGGFEERKARELDKQLTDKGLKGLTIRTFENFAMAFQALRAGQVDVALSIDSTGAEYQKRGEFERVLHGLFPTPVALATKNRELADAMAKVLNDMKADGSFQKLFDQYGVKAIDGAVAVKGPAG; this is encoded by the coding sequence ATGAAACTGCTCCCCGCCCTGGCGTCGGCCTCGGTCCTCTTCCTCCTTGGCGCAGGCAGCGCGCAGGCGCAGGCCTGCAAGTCGCCGGTGCCCGATTCAGCGCTGGTCAAGAAGGGCACGCTCGTGATGTCCGTCAATCCGACCTTGCCGCCGATGCAGTTCGTCGACCAGACCGGTGCGCTCAAGGGCATGCGGGTCGAGTTGGGCGAGGCCATCGCCAAGCGCCTGTGCCTCACGCCCGAGTACGTGCGCATCGAGTTCTCGGCCATGATCCCGGGCCTTCAGGCCGGCCGCTGGGACGTGATCAACACCGGCATCTTCTACACCGAGGAGCGCGCCAAGCTCATGCAAATGCTGATCTACGAAGACCAGGCCATCAGCATCAGCACCACGCGCGGCAACCCGCTGAAGATCGCCAAGCCGGAGGACCTGTCGGGCAAGAGCATCGGCGTGGAGATCGGCGGCTTCGAGGAGCGCAAGGCGCGAGAGCTCGACAAGCAGCTCACCGACAAGGGCCTGAAGGGGCTGACCATCCGCACCTTCGAGAACTTCGCGATGGCCTTCCAGGCGCTGCGCGCGGGGCAGGTCGATGTGGCGCTCTCGATCGACTCCACCGGCGCCGAATACCAGAAGCGCGGCGAGTTCGAGCGTGTGCTGCACGGCCTCTTCCCGACGCCCGTCGCGCTGGCCACCAAGAACCGTGAGCTCGCCGACGCCATGGCCAAGGTGCTCAACGACATGAAGGCCGATGGCAGCTTCCAGAAGCTGTTCGACCAGTACGGCGTCAAGGCCATCGACGGCGCCGTCGCCGTGAAAGGCCCGGCGGGCTGA
- a CDS encoding FAD-dependent oxidoreductase: MRARLTHPSIAASGRPIRFWYDGQPVDGLDGETIAASLAAAGIRQMRHTRSGERRGLYCGMGACFDCLVTVDGRASQRACLTKAAEGLQVRSAMPAGTATDPLRPLTPDAGTEPSRQDVDVLVVGAGPAGLSAALAAARSGAKVLLLDERPQPGGQFYKPLAPSHEATGPLDRQFAAGLALEYQVRQAGVRIEQGAQVWAAFSPREIGALVDGRAHVIGCSQLVIAPGAYERPVPFPGWTLPGVMTTGAGQTLARAYRVAPGQRVLVAGNGPLNLQLAAELLAGGAQVVAVLESAPRPTARQWRAMLTAARTAPDLLRDGHRYLRQLRARGVPVLWGCAVTRAEGHDGVECVHAALLDAHGRPLPSGTRRFDVDTLCLGYGFIPSTELARMLGCEHRLAQRHLGYLATVTQDDGASSLPGVYVVGDGADMGGSRVALARGTLAGTAAARNLGRRAPEPTEAVALLRRASSFQQALWTIYQAPPVSLSCMSDETVLCRCEEISFGSVREQIRAGRDTLAALKRNTRLGMGRCQGRYCAVTAARLVGEMTGQPPGVEQYLAPRPPAKPVPAGALGFEKPEWGGHRPAITPNLARPVSVPPLESNLQTEVLVIGAGVLGSCLGYYLSQAGMDVTVVDRDDLNLQASGANAGSLHVQLLSFDFGSRAQEGGGPAAATLPLGPMSVRLWQQIEDDCGEDLEIKITGGLMVADSDEGMRFLQAKAALERSHGIDAQVIDGAELRRLAPALSAQLLGAELCPLEGKINPLRATYAVARRAQEQGARMLRGCDVQVIERLPGNAAGFNVRTSRGTIRAGRVINASGAWSSTVGDMLGVKIPVKGAPLQMIVTEPAPALVDHLIAHANRHLSLKQAASGALLVGGGWTAAFDESMRLNRAERASIEGNLWVARQVLPAIAGLHIVRCWAGMNVNIDGAPILGEVPGLPGFYNAVTSNGYTLAPITARLVTDLITRGRTEIDITPFLIDRFL; the protein is encoded by the coding sequence ATGCGCGCCCGACTCACGCACCCATCGATCGCCGCCAGCGGACGACCCATCCGCTTCTGGTACGACGGCCAGCCGGTGGACGGACTGGACGGCGAGACCATTGCGGCGTCGCTTGCCGCCGCGGGCATCCGGCAGATGCGCCACACGCGCAGCGGCGAACGGCGCGGCCTCTACTGCGGGATGGGCGCCTGCTTCGATTGCCTGGTGACGGTGGACGGGCGCGCCAGCCAGCGCGCCTGCCTGACCAAGGCCGCCGAGGGCCTGCAGGTCCGCTCGGCCATGCCGGCCGGAACGGCGACCGACCCGCTGCGCCCGTTGACGCCGGACGCGGGAACAGAGCCCAGCCGGCAGGACGTGGACGTCCTGGTGGTGGGGGCGGGCCCGGCCGGGCTTTCCGCGGCGCTCGCCGCGGCTCGCTCGGGGGCGAAGGTGCTGCTGCTGGACGAACGTCCGCAGCCCGGTGGCCAGTTCTACAAGCCGCTGGCACCTTCGCACGAGGCGACCGGGCCCCTCGATCGCCAGTTCGCCGCCGGCCTGGCGCTGGAATATCAGGTGCGGCAGGCCGGCGTGCGCATCGAGCAAGGCGCCCAGGTCTGGGCGGCCTTCTCGCCGCGCGAGATCGGCGCACTCGTCGACGGCCGCGCACACGTCATCGGCTGCAGCCAGTTGGTCATCGCCCCGGGCGCCTACGAACGCCCGGTGCCCTTCCCCGGCTGGACGCTGCCGGGCGTCATGACCACGGGGGCCGGCCAGACATTGGCGCGGGCCTATCGCGTCGCCCCTGGCCAGCGGGTGCTGGTCGCGGGCAATGGCCCGCTGAACCTGCAGCTGGCCGCCGAGCTGCTGGCGGGCGGCGCGCAGGTGGTGGCGGTCCTGGAGTCGGCACCGCGGCCCACGGCGCGGCAATGGCGGGCCATGTTGACGGCGGCACGCACCGCGCCCGACCTGCTGCGCGACGGCCATCGCTACCTGCGCCAGCTTCGCGCCCGTGGCGTGCCGGTGCTGTGGGGCTGCGCCGTGACCCGCGCCGAAGGCCACGACGGCGTGGAGTGCGTGCATGCAGCGCTGCTCGATGCACACGGCCGCCCCTTGCCTTCCGGCACCCGGCGTTTCGATGTCGACACGCTGTGCCTGGGCTACGGCTTCATTCCCTCTACCGAGCTGGCACGCATGCTCGGCTGCGAGCACCGGCTGGCGCAGCGCCACCTTGGCTACCTCGCCACCGTCACGCAGGATGATGGCGCCAGCAGCCTGCCAGGCGTCTATGTGGTGGGCGACGGGGCCGACATGGGCGGCTCGCGCGTGGCCCTGGCACGCGGGACGCTCGCCGGCACGGCGGCCGCGCGCAACCTGGGGCGACGCGCACCCGAACCCACCGAGGCGGTGGCGCTGCTGCGGCGCGCCTCGAGCTTCCAGCAGGCGCTTTGGACGATCTACCAGGCGCCGCCGGTGTCGCTTTCCTGCATGTCGGACGAAACGGTGCTCTGTCGCTGCGAGGAGATCTCCTTCGGCTCGGTGCGCGAGCAGATCCGTGCGGGTCGCGACACGCTGGCCGCACTCAAGCGCAACACGCGGCTGGGCATGGGGCGCTGCCAGGGCCGCTACTGTGCGGTCACCGCCGCGCGGCTGGTGGGCGAGATGACCGGGCAACCGCCCGGCGTGGAGCAGTACCTTGCCCCCCGCCCGCCGGCCAAGCCAGTCCCGGCCGGCGCGCTGGGCTTCGAGAAGCCCGAATGGGGTGGCCACAGGCCGGCCATCACGCCCAACCTGGCGCGGCCAGTCTCGGTGCCCCCCCTGGAAAGCAACCTGCAGACCGAGGTGCTGGTGATCGGCGCCGGCGTGCTTGGCTCCTGCCTGGGCTACTACCTCTCTCAAGCGGGCATGGATGTGACGGTGGTCGACCGCGACGACCTCAACCTGCAGGCCTCCGGCGCCAACGCGGGAAGCCTTCACGTGCAGCTGCTGTCCTTCGACTTTGGCTCGCGCGCGCAGGAAGGCGGCGGTCCCGCCGCAGCCACGCTGCCCCTGGGTCCGATGTCCGTGCGCCTGTGGCAACAGATCGAGGACGACTGCGGCGAGGACCTGGAAATCAAGATCACAGGCGGCCTCATGGTCGCCGACAGCGATGAAGGCATGCGCTTCCTGCAGGCCAAGGCAGCACTGGAGCGCAGCCACGGCATCGACGCGCAAGTCATCGACGGTGCCGAGCTGCGGCGTCTCGCGCCCGCTCTGTCCGCCCAGCTCCTCGGCGCGGAGCTATGCCCCTTGGAAGGCAAGATCAACCCGCTGCGCGCCACCTACGCCGTGGCCCGCCGCGCGCAGGAGCAAGGCGCCCGTATGCTGCGCGGCTGCGACGTGCAGGTCATCGAGCGGCTGCCGGGCAACGCTGCCGGCTTCAATGTACGCACTTCGCGCGGCACCATCCGCGCCGGGCGCGTTATCAACGCGAGCGGCGCGTGGTCCAGCACCGTGGGCGACATGCTGGGTGTGAAGATCCCGGTCAAGGGCGCGCCCCTGCAGATGATCGTGACCGAGCCGGCGCCGGCCTTGGTCGATCATCTGATCGCGCATGCCAATCGGCACTTGAGCCTCAAGCAGGCGGCGAGCGGCGCGCTGCTGGTCGGCGGCGGCTGGACCGCGGCCTTCGATGAGTCCATGCGTCTCAACCGCGCCGAGCGCGCGAGCATCGAGGGCAACCTCTGGGTGGCCCGCCAGGTGCTGCCCGCCATCGCCGGCCTGCACATCGTGCGCTGCTGGGCGGGCATGAACGTGAACATCGACGGCGCGCCGATCCTGGGCGAAGTGCCGGGCCTGCCCGGCTTCTACAACGCCGTCACATCCAACGGCTACACGCTCGCGCCGATCACCGCGCGTCTCGTGACGGACCTCATCACACGCGGGCGCACCGAGATCGACATCACGCCCTTCCTGATCGACCGTTTCCTCTGA
- the hydA gene encoding dihydropyrimidinase: MSSALLIRGGTVVNADREFAADVLCLDGRIAAVGADLQPQAPSGTQTLDASGQYLLPGGIDPHTHMQLPFMGTVTMDDFYSGTAAGLAGGTTSIIDFVIPDPRQPLMEAYRTWRGWAEKAAADYGFHVAITWWDDSVHRDMATLVQQEGINSFKHFMAYKNAIMCDDETLVNSFRRALELGAMPTVHAENGELVYLLQQEVAKMGITGPEGHPLARPPMVEGEAANRAIAIADVLGVPIYVVHVSCIESADAIARARARGQRVYGEVLAGHLLIDDSVYRHPDFATAAAHVMSPPFRPRIHQEALWRGLQSGQLHTTATDHCTFCAAQKAAGRENFAQIPNGCGGIEERLSVIWDAGVNSGRLTPSEFVAVTSANAAKLFNIYPQKGCITAGADADLVLWDPQGSKTISARTQHSRGDFNIFEGRSVRGIASHTISRGRVVYANGDLRAEQGRGRYLKRPAFGANFQAAARRAQELTPTAVQR, translated from the coding sequence ATGAGTTCAGCCCTTTTGATTCGCGGCGGCACGGTGGTCAACGCCGATCGCGAGTTCGCCGCCGATGTCCTGTGCCTGGACGGCCGCATCGCAGCCGTCGGCGCCGACCTGCAGCCCCAGGCCCCGTCAGGTACGCAGACGCTGGACGCCAGCGGCCAGTACCTGCTGCCCGGCGGCATCGACCCGCACACCCACATGCAGCTGCCATTCATGGGCACGGTGACGATGGACGACTTCTACAGCGGCACGGCGGCCGGCCTGGCGGGCGGCACGACCAGCATCATCGACTTCGTGATTCCCGATCCCCGGCAGCCGCTGATGGAGGCCTACCGCACCTGGCGCGGCTGGGCCGAGAAGGCGGCGGCCGACTACGGTTTCCATGTCGCCATCACCTGGTGGGATGACAGCGTGCATCGCGACATGGCCACGCTGGTGCAGCAGGAAGGCATCAACAGCTTCAAGCACTTCATGGCCTACAAGAACGCCATCATGTGCGACGACGAGACGCTGGTGAACAGCTTTCGCCGGGCGCTCGAGCTCGGCGCCATGCCCACAGTGCATGCCGAGAACGGCGAACTGGTCTACCTGCTGCAACAGGAGGTGGCCAAGATGGGCATCACCGGGCCCGAAGGCCATCCGCTGGCGCGCCCGCCCATGGTCGAGGGCGAGGCTGCGAATCGTGCAATCGCCATCGCCGACGTGCTGGGCGTGCCGATCTACGTCGTCCATGTCTCGTGCATCGAGTCGGCCGACGCCATCGCCCGCGCCCGCGCGCGCGGCCAGCGCGTCTACGGCGAAGTGCTGGCCGGCCATCTGCTGATCGACGACAGCGTCTACCGCCATCCCGACTTCGCCACGGCCGCGGCCCATGTGATGAGCCCACCGTTCCGGCCCCGCATCCACCAGGAGGCGTTGTGGCGCGGCCTCCAGTCGGGCCAGTTGCACACCACTGCCACCGACCACTGCACCTTCTGCGCGGCGCAGAAGGCCGCCGGCCGCGAGAATTTCGCCCAGATTCCCAACGGCTGCGGCGGCATCGAGGAGCGCCTGTCGGTGATCTGGGACGCCGGCGTCAACAGCGGAAGGCTGACACCCAGCGAGTTCGTCGCCGTGACCTCGGCCAATGCGGCCAAGCTCTTCAACATCTATCCGCAAAAGGGCTGCATCACGGCCGGTGCCGACGCCGACCTCGTGCTATGGGATCCGCAAGGCAGCAAGACGATCTCGGCCAGGACCCAGCATTCCAGGGGCGACTTCAACATCTTTGAAGGGCGCTCGGTGCGCGGCATTGCCAGCCACACCATCAGCCGCGGCCGCGTGGTCTACGCCAACGGCGATCTGCGCGCCGAGCAAGGGCGCGGCCGCTACCTCAAGCGCCCGGCCTTCGGTGCCAATTTCCAAGCTGCGGCCAGGCGTGCGCAAGAGCTCACGCCGACCGCGGTGCAACGCTGA
- a CDS encoding NCS1 family nucleobase:cation symporter-1, translating to MPTDSHFSARHELWNEDLAPTSTLQRTWRWYHFAALWVGMVMCIPAYTLAASLIDSGMSWQQAVGTVFLGNLIVLVPMLLIGHAGAKYGIPYAVLARASFGTRGARLPAVLRALVACGWYGIQTWFGGMMIYTLIGVLLGHPLAGDKIAGLGINFGQLACFLVFWAIQFYFVVHGIESIRKLETYTAPIKILICFVLLVWAYRQAGGFGPILQQPSQFVEGGKKAGQFSAVFWPSLTAMVGFWATLALNIPDFTRFAKSQRDQFIGQAVGLPAPMGLLAALAVFVTSATVVIYGKALWDPVDLASRMTGAAVLIALIVLLIDTVSVNLAANLVGPAYDFSALSPRRISYKVGGYITVGIAIAIMPWKILESTQGYIFTWLIGYSALLGPVAGILIVDYYLLRRTELQVDELYREGGQYSYRGGWNWVAVLAFVLGVLPNLPGFLGAAFPQSFPDVGDLFRQIYTYAWFVGLGIAAAVYRVGMAGKVGAERTALGRA from the coding sequence ATGCCTACTGACAGTCACTTCAGCGCGCGCCACGAGCTCTGGAACGAGGACCTGGCGCCCACCAGCACTTTGCAGCGCACCTGGCGCTGGTACCACTTCGCTGCCCTCTGGGTGGGCATGGTGATGTGCATCCCGGCCTACACCCTGGCCGCCAGCCTGATCGACAGCGGCATGTCCTGGCAGCAGGCCGTCGGCACCGTGTTTCTCGGCAACCTGATCGTGCTGGTGCCGATGCTGCTGATCGGCCATGCGGGCGCCAAGTACGGCATTCCGTATGCCGTGCTGGCGCGCGCCTCGTTCGGCACCCGCGGCGCGCGGCTGCCGGCGGTGCTGCGCGCGCTGGTGGCCTGCGGCTGGTACGGCATCCAGACCTGGTTCGGCGGCATGATGATCTACACCCTGATCGGTGTTCTGCTCGGCCACCCGCTGGCGGGCGACAAGATCGCAGGGCTGGGCATCAACTTCGGCCAGCTGGCCTGCTTCCTCGTGTTCTGGGCCATCCAGTTCTACTTCGTGGTGCACGGCATCGAGTCCATCCGCAAGCTCGAGACCTATACCGCTCCGATCAAGATCCTCATCTGCTTCGTGCTGCTGGTCTGGGCCTACAGGCAGGCGGGCGGCTTCGGCCCCATCCTCCAGCAGCCTTCGCAATTCGTCGAGGGCGGCAAGAAGGCCGGCCAGTTCAGCGCCGTGTTCTGGCCCTCGCTGACCGCCATGGTCGGTTTCTGGGCCACGCTGGCCCTGAACATTCCCGACTTCACGCGCTTTGCCAAATCGCAGCGCGACCAGTTCATCGGTCAGGCCGTGGGCCTGCCCGCGCCGATGGGCCTGCTGGCGGCGCTGGCGGTGTTCGTGACGTCGGCCACCGTGGTGATCTACGGCAAGGCGCTGTGGGACCCGGTCGACCTGGCCAGCCGCATGACCGGCGCTGCGGTGCTGATCGCCCTGATCGTCCTGCTGATCGACACCGTGAGCGTGAATCTCGCGGCCAATCTGGTCGGACCGGCCTACGACTTTTCGGCGCTGAGCCCGCGTCGCATCAGCTACAAGGTCGGCGGCTACATCACGGTGGGCATTGCGATCGCGATCATGCCGTGGAAGATCCTCGAATCGACGCAAGGCTATATCTTCACCTGGCTGATCGGCTACTCGGCCCTGCTCGGTCCGGTGGCGGGCATCCTGATCGTCGACTACTACCTGCTGCGCCGAACCGAGCTGCAGGTCGATGAGCTCTATCGCGAGGGTGGCCAGTACAGCTACCGCGGCGGCTGGAACTGGGTGGCCGTGCTGGCCTTCGTGCTGGGTGTGCTGCCCAACCTGCCGGGCTTCCTGGGCGCGGCCTTCCCGCAGAGCTTCCCCGACGTCGGCGATCTGTTCCGGCAGATCTACACCTACGCCTGGTTCGTCGGACTGGGCATCGCCGCCGCGGTCTACCGCGTCGGCATGGCCGGCAAGGTAGGCGCAGAGCGCACGGCCCTCGGCCGCGCATGA
- a CDS encoding amino acid ABC transporter permease: protein MGQGWSWSGFADYLFNPYLLSGAVTTLWLTLAAIAGGLVVGCALALARLSSHRWLSGPAHFYIWVFRGTPLLVQLIIIYTGLPQLGVKLSVIESALLGLILNEAAYLAEIIRAGIQSIPVGQTNAARAVGFSSAQTMRYIILPQAMRLIVPTLGNSINGLLKTTSITSVISMEELLRRTQVLIQEKFMVLELFLVAAVYYLLMTSAWDFVQRRIERHYGRAYGSSSEPVSAPIETALEQR from the coding sequence ATGGGACAAGGCTGGAGCTGGTCGGGGTTCGCCGACTACCTGTTCAACCCCTATCTGCTGAGCGGCGCCGTGACCACGCTGTGGCTCACGCTGGCGGCCATCGCGGGCGGGCTGGTAGTCGGCTGCGCGCTCGCGCTGGCCCGCCTGTCCAGCCATCGATGGCTCTCGGGGCCGGCGCACTTCTACATCTGGGTGTTCCGCGGCACGCCGCTCCTGGTGCAGCTCATCATCATCTACACCGGCCTGCCCCAGCTGGGCGTGAAGCTGTCGGTGATCGAGTCGGCGCTGCTGGGGCTGATCCTCAACGAAGCCGCCTACCTGGCGGAGATCATCCGCGCCGGCATCCAGTCGATACCGGTCGGCCAGACCAACGCGGCCCGCGCGGTGGGCTTCAGCAGTGCCCAGACCATGCGCTACATCATCCTGCCGCAGGCCATGCGACTGATCGTGCCGACGCTGGGCAACAGCATCAACGGGCTGCTCAAGACCACCTCCATCACTTCGGTGATCTCGATGGAAGAGCTGCTGCGGCGCACGCAGGTGCTGATCCAGGAAAAGTTCATGGTGCTCGAGCTCTTCCTTGTCGCTGCCGTCTACTACTTGCTGATGACCAGTGCCTGGGACTTCGTCCAGCGGCGCATCGAGCGCCACTACGGCCGTGCCTACGGAAGCTCCAGCGAGCCGGTTTCCGCGCCGATCGAGACCGCGCTCGAGCAGCGATGA
- a CDS encoding M20/M25/M40 family metallo-hydrolase: protein MTDTSAAKAILRQFIEAHFDEQVQTLARLVQCPSDNPPGDCAPHANLTAGLLGAMGFEVERHPVPPEVAAQHGMRSVLNLIVRERFGEGGPVVALNAHGDVVPPGEGWSTDPYGGEVRDGWLYGRGAAVSKSDFTTYAFAMRALKQAAAEGVPLSGSLELHLTYDEETGGMTGPGWILSQGLSRPDYVLSAAFSHHVVVAHNGCLHLEVTLRGKSAHAARPDTGHDAIEAAATLLPALYRHRDALAGRPSQTPGITHPTLVVGLIEGGINTNVVADRLSLRIDRRIVPEESPEAVEAELHEVIESACRGLPGITVDIRRILLARPFAPAPGAAELAELMCSEASAVMGKQVTPIGVPLYTDARLYSEAGIPTVMYGAGPESLLEANGHRADERVPLAELRQATQVVANTLLRLLQR from the coding sequence ATGACCGACACCTCCGCCGCAAAGGCCATCCTGCGCCAATTCATCGAAGCGCATTTCGACGAGCAGGTTCAGACCCTCGCCCGCCTGGTGCAATGCCCGTCCGACAACCCACCGGGCGACTGCGCACCGCATGCCAATCTCACAGCCGGCCTGCTCGGGGCCATGGGCTTCGAGGTCGAGCGCCATCCCGTGCCGCCGGAAGTGGCTGCGCAGCACGGCATGCGCAGCGTACTCAACCTGATCGTGCGCGAACGCTTCGGCGAAGGCGGACCTGTCGTGGCGCTCAATGCCCACGGCGACGTGGTGCCCCCCGGCGAGGGCTGGAGCACCGACCCTTACGGCGGCGAAGTGCGGGACGGCTGGCTCTACGGCCGTGGCGCCGCGGTGTCGAAGTCCGACTTCACCACCTACGCCTTCGCAATGCGTGCGCTCAAGCAAGCTGCCGCCGAAGGCGTGCCCCTGTCGGGCAGCCTCGAGCTGCACCTGACCTACGACGAGGAAACCGGCGGCATGACCGGTCCGGGCTGGATCCTGTCCCAAGGCCTGAGCCGGCCCGACTATGTGCTGTCCGCCGCCTTTTCACACCATGTGGTGGTCGCGCACAACGGCTGCCTGCATCTGGAGGTGACGCTGCGAGGCAAGTCCGCGCACGCGGCGCGCCCCGACACCGGCCATGACGCGATAGAGGCCGCCGCCACGCTGCTGCCCGCCCTGTACCGCCACCGCGACGCGCTGGCCGGTCGGCCCTCGCAGACGCCGGGCATCACGCATCCGACCTTGGTGGTCGGCCTGATCGAAGGCGGGATCAACACCAACGTCGTGGCCGACCGCCTCAGCCTGCGCATCGACCGGCGCATCGTGCCAGAGGAATCGCCCGAGGCTGTGGAAGCCGAGCTGCATGAAGTCATCGAGTCGGCCTGCCGCGGCCTGCCGGGCATCACCGTCGACATCCGCCGCATCCTGCTGGCGCGGCCCTTTGCGCCGGCACCCGGCGCGGCGGAACTGGCCGAGCTCATGTGCAGCGAAGCCAGCGCGGTGATGGGCAAGCAGGTCACGCCGATCGGTGTGCCGCTGTACACCGATGCGCGCCTGTACAGCGAGGCCGGCATTCCCACCGTGATGTACGGCGCCGGCCCCGAGTCGCTGCTCGAGGCAAACGGCCACCGGGCCGACGAGCGCGTTCCACTGGCCGAACTGCGGCAGGCCACGCAGGTCGTCGCCAACACCCTTCTCAGACTCTTGCAACGCTGA
- a CDS encoding dihydrodipicolinate synthase family protein translates to MTAFRGTYTVLITPMTADGKHVDVPALKKLVDWQIREGIHGLIPLGSTGEFLSLTPEERQRVIETCIDTAAKRVPVLIGTGAEWTDECVRLSREAEAMGADGVMIIPPFYSTPTEDELFEHYRKVGEAIGIPIMVYNNPATANVDLQPELVARLSRIDNCRYIKESTLEVTRVRDIIELCGDRMTVFAGILGYESFWLGAQGWVAVCSNLIPKMSARLFELVADEHDMPAALALYKKMLPIVRWVGGHRYVAASKDGLSMMGLPVGKPRAPRLPLPDADAADLRRELERLELIDSIRA, encoded by the coding sequence ATGACAGCGTTCCGAGGCACCTATACGGTGCTCATCACCCCCATGACCGCGGACGGCAAGCACGTCGACGTGCCGGCGCTCAAGAAGCTGGTCGATTGGCAGATCCGGGAGGGAATTCACGGACTGATCCCCTTGGGAAGCACTGGAGAGTTCCTGTCGCTCACGCCCGAGGAGCGCCAACGGGTGATCGAAACCTGTATCGATACCGCCGCAAAACGCGTGCCCGTGCTGATCGGCACGGGCGCGGAGTGGACCGACGAATGCGTGCGGCTGAGCCGCGAAGCCGAGGCCATGGGGGCCGACGGCGTGATGATCATTCCGCCCTTCTACAGCACGCCCACCGAAGACGAGTTGTTCGAGCACTATCGCAAGGTAGGCGAGGCCATCGGCATCCCGATCATGGTCTACAACAACCCCGCAACGGCCAACGTGGACCTGCAACCCGAGCTGGTCGCGCGCCTCTCGCGCATCGACAACTGCCGCTACATCAAGGAGTCGACACTCGAAGTGACACGGGTGCGCGACATCATCGAGCTGTGCGGCGACCGCATGACGGTCTTCGCCGGCATCCTCGGTTACGAATCCTTCTGGCTCGGCGCGCAGGGCTGGGTGGCCGTGTGCTCGAACCTCATCCCGAAGATGTCGGCGCGCCTGTTCGAGCTGGTCGCCGACGAGCACGACATGCCCGCGGCGCTCGCGCTCTACAAGAAGATGCTGCCGATCGTCCGCTGGGTCGGCGGCCACCGCTACGTGGCCGCCTCCAAGGACGGCCTGTCGATGATGGGCCTGCCGGTGGGCAAGCCGCGCGCGCCGCGCCTGCCGCTGCCCGATGCCGATGCGGCCGACCTGCGCCGCGAGCTCGAGCGCCTGGAGCTGATCGACTCGATCCGCGCCTAG